In Rhodamnia argentea isolate NSW1041297 chromosome 4, ASM2092103v1, whole genome shotgun sequence, the following proteins share a genomic window:
- the LOC115744555 gene encoding CASP-like protein 2C1, which yields MGYWAEKTEAFLRVSAILLLVLTACLVAMDTQTKLIMYTYAKKATFRDLKALPVLVYIDGVVAGYNLLQLSRCSVSACYKGEMQSPLLKNLSWVHFLLDQVAVYVVFATTAAATQASLLAVTGSKAMQWMKLCGRYTRFCVQIGGALLCGYVACIVLVLTSFLSAYNLFRLYSPTKFMQLKSKQ from the exons ATGGGGTATTGGGCAGAAAAAACTGAAGCTTTCTTGAGAGTTTCTGCGATCTTGCTCTTGGTCTTGACCGCATGTTTGGTTGCCATGGACACTCAGACCAAGCTCATTATGTACACCTACGCCAAGAAAGCCACTTTCAGGGACTTGAAAGCTCTCCC GGTTTTGGTGTACATTGATGGTGTGGTTGCTGGTTATAATCTGCTCCAGCTGAGCAGATGTTCAGTCTCAGCTTGCTACAAGGGAGAGATGCAGAGTCCCCTCTTGAAGAACCTGTCTTGGGTCCATTTCTTGCTGGATCAG GTCGCCGTCTACGTTGTATTTGCTACCACCGCGGCCGCGACGCAGGCGTCACTTCTGGCGGTGACGGGGTCCAAGGCCATGCAATGGATGAAACTGTGCGGCAGGTACACCAGATTCTGCGTCCAAATCGGCGGGGCGCTCCTCTGTGGCTACGTCGCGTGCATCGTCCTAGTGCTCACGTCGTTCCTCTCGGCATATAACCTCTTCCGACTCTATTCACCAACGAAGTTCATGCAGCTGAAGAGCAAGCAGTAA
- the LOC125314838 gene encoding two-component response regulator ORR24-like, producing the protein MAIDGDRACLLILVTVLRKCQYEVTGQAKATEALEMLRQNKDKFDIVVTAIVGLDMDGFNLLEIIGLELDIPVIMVSASNDQKIIMRAILHGARDFLMKPVRIHELQNIWQHVLRKQLRKQEKSRLAVEKPAPETKGTKRPMLSDEVPEAKDENNCQADNNGSVRKRTRVSWSTELHLKFVNAVQQLGINSAYPKQILEIMNVQGLTRENVASHLQKYRNMLKKHNAALNQESQSEADSSLNTRRGRYRKNNYNAYGVGSARPPLNINQANDYTITSKMLMNNHSGINQNVPPGHLNALQVYRPHVQHVQTPWLEHQPSANVHPMVNQFAAPEFRRLSFSTSQFGHMQPENQIGSHSEHFHFHSPRIGGGFSSRPINHPHGFPAGFNERPLLIHAGVCSTTDTCMDSTTNHVHKSETDRGTSTYCQGNGESSSSRNQIACGESKVRNPSSVRSLESDNAQLEHQLLEKSEEGRDMYHHKLSYLDDELTVMINQFNVDGAPKL; encoded by the exons atggccatcgACGGCGACCGGGCTTGCCTCTTGATCCTCGTCACCGTGCTGAGAAAGTGCCAGTATGAAG TTACAGGTCAAGCAAAAGCGACGGAAGCCTTAGAAATGCTGAGACAGAACAAAGACAAGTTTGACATCGTTGTCACCGCCATTGTAGGgctcgacatggacggtttcaatCTCCTGGAGATCATCGGCCTTGAATTGGACATACCAGTCATTA tggtatcggcaagtaatgatcagaaGATCATAATGAGGGCTATATTGCATGGGGCTCGGGACTTCCTAATGAAGCCGGTTAGGATTCATgagctccaaaacatttggcagcatgtgCTAAGGAAGCAGTTACGCAAACAAGAAAAATCTAGGCTTGCGGTCGAAAAACCAGCTCCAGAAACAAAGGGGACGAAGCGACCGATGCTCTCGGACGAAGTACCAGAGGCTAAGGATGAAAACAATTGCCAAGCTGACAACAATGGTTCGGTTCGTAAGAGAACAAGGGTCAGTTGGTCCACCGAGCTTCATCTCAAATTCGTTAATGCAGTTCagcagctaggaatcaatt CAGCATATCCGAAACAAATACTGGAAATCATGAATGTACAGGGACTCACTAGAGAAAATGTGGCGAGTCACCTGCAG AAGTACAGAAATATGCTGAAGAAGCACAATGCAGCTCTTAACCAAGAAAGCCAAAGCGAAGCTGATTCGAGCCTAAACACTAGGCGTGGCCGCTACCGAAAGAACAACTACAATGCCTACGGAGTAGGAAGTGCCCGGCCACCTCTCAACATCAACCAAGCTAACGACTACACCATCACATCCAAAATGCTAATGAACAACCACTCAGGCATTAATCAGAACGTTCCTCCGGGTCATCTCAATGCTCTTCAAGTGTACAGACCGCATGTGCAGCATGTGCAGACTCCTTGGCTTGAGCACCAACCTTCAGCTAATGTACATCCTATGGTCAATCAATTCGCCGCGCCTGAGTTTCGAAGACTGAGCTTCTCAACTTCGCAATTTGGACATATGCAGCCAGAGAATCAGATAGGAAGTCACTCTGAGCACTTTCATTTCCATAGTCCCCGGATAGGAGGCGGCTTCAGCAGTAGGCCAATTAATCATCCTCACGGGTTCCCAGCTGGTTTCAATGAACGTCCTCTGTTAATTCACGCCGGAGTTTGTTCCACAACGGATACCTGTATGGACTCCACGACCAACCATGTTCATAAATCTGAAACTG ACAGAGGGACAAGTACTTATTGTCAAGGCAATGGTGAAAGCTCCAGCTCGAGGAATCAGATTGCTTGTGGCGAAAGCAAAGTGAGAAATCCGTCATCAGTACGATCATTAGAAAGCGACAATGCCCAGCTCGAgcatcaattgctcgaaaaatcagaagaaggaagagatatGTACCACCACAAGTTGAGTTACCTTGATGATGAGCTTACGGTCATGATCAACCAG TTCAATGTTGATGGAGCTCCAAAGCTATGA